The Thermoleophilia bacterium sequence ATCCATTCGAGGAGCGGCCGTTCGTCGCGGTGAACATGGTCACGACGCTCGACGGCCGAGCCAGCCTGAACGGGCGCACGGTCGAACTCGGCAAGCAGCACGACATCGAGCTGCTGCTCAAGCTGCGAACCCGCTTCGACGCGGTGATGATCGGCGCCGGGACGATGCGCGCCGAACGCTACGGGCGCATCATCAAAGACCCCCAGGCGCGGGCCCACCGCGAACAGATCGGCCTGCAGCAGGATCCCCTGGCGGTGATCATCAGCGGCCGCCTCGATTTGCCGTTCGACGCACCGCTCTTCACCGACGGTGGCGGCCGGGTCCTGATCTTCACCAACGACGAGGGTCCCGCCCCCGAAACGAACACACCGGTCGAACTGGTCAAGGTCGAAGGCCCGATCCGGATCACCGAGGTCCTGCGCCACCTCCGGCAGGAGCGCGGGATACGGGCACTCCTCTGTGAAGGCGGTCCGCACATTCTGGGGCAGCTGGCCGCGGCCGAAGCCTTCGACGACCTCTTCCTCACGATCGCCTCGACGCTCACCGGTGAACGCGACGCGCCGCACATTCTGGAAGGGTCGCTGGCCGAGCCCGAGCACCTCGATCTGGTGAACCTGGCGGAGGCCGACGGCGAGCTCTTCGCCCGTTACCGGCGCCACCGATAGCCTGATCCCATGGACTTCGAACCCGGCTCCGAGATAATTGCCCTGCGCGACCGCGTCCGCGCTTTCCAGGAAGAGCACGTCTACCCCAAAGAGACGGAGCTGCTCGATTCGCTCGACAGCGAGGTGAAGGAAGGCGTTCCCTACCCGGCCGGCCTGGTCGAGATCAGGGCGAAGGCGAAGGCGGAGGGTCTCTGGAACCTCTTCCTCCCGGACGAGGAATACGGCCCCGGCCTCAGCAACCTCGACTACGCGATCCTCTGCGAGGAGATGGGACGCAGCCCCGCGATCGCCCCAATGGCCTTCAACTGCTCCGCGCCCGACACCGGCAACATGGAGATCGTCCTGGAGCACGGCACCGACGCCCAGAAGGACCAATGGGGCTTCCCGCTGCTCGAAGGCAAGATCCGTAGCTGCTTCTCGATGACCGAGCCGGCGACTTCCGGCTCGGACCCGACCAACCTCGCCGCGAGCGCCGTGCTCGACGGCGACGAATGGGTGATCAACGGCCTCAAGTGGTTCACCAGTGGCGCCGTTGGTGCGAGCCTGGCGATCGCCATGGTCATCACCGAGCCCGAAGGCAACCCGTACGCCCGCGCCTCGATGATCCTCGTGCCGACCGATGCCCCCGGCTACAAGATGGTGCGGGCGCTGTCGGTCATGGGCCACTCCGCCGGACCCGGGCATTGCGAGGTCAGCTACACCGACTGCCGCGTGCCGGCCTCGAACCTGCTCGGCGCCCGCGGCGCCGGCTTCCTGGTCGCCCAGGACCGCCTCGGCCCCGGTCGGATCCATCACTGCATGCGCGCGATCGGCACTGCCGAGCGGGCCCTCGAGATGATGTGCGTCTACGCGGCCGAACGCCAGGCTTTCGGCGGGCCACTCGCCGACAAGCAGTTCGTCCAGGACTTCATCGCCAAGTCACGCATGGAGATCGACCAGGCCCGCCTGCTCACTCTTCACGCCGCCTGGAAGATGGACACGGTCGGCAAACGGGCCGCGCGGCAGGAGATCTCGATGATCAAGGTGGTCGCCGCGAACATGGTCATGGACGTGCTCGACCGTGCGATCCAGGTCCACGGCTCGCTCGGCATGACCGACGACACCCCGCTGGCGATGATGTGGCGGTTCAGCCGCATGCTGCGGCTGGCCGACGGCCCCGACGAGGTCCACAAGATGGTGATCGCCCGCCGAGAAGTCGGCCGCCAGCTCAAGAAGCGCG is a genomic window containing:
- a CDS encoding dihydrofolate reductase family protein, with protein sequence MRRLLPNPGPTSIDAELAEYRPFEDPFEERPFVAVNMVTTLDGRASLNGRTVELGKQHDIELLLKLRTRFDAVMIGAGTMRAERYGRIIKDPQARAHREQIGLQQDPLAVIISGRLDLPFDAPLFTDGGGRVLIFTNDEGPAPETNTPVELVKVEGPIRITEVLRHLRQERGIRALLCEGGPHILGQLAAAEAFDDLFLTIASTLTGERDAPHILEGSLAEPEHLDLVNLAEADGELFARYRRHR
- a CDS encoding acyl-CoA dehydrogenase family protein, with the protein product MDFEPGSEIIALRDRVRAFQEEHVYPKETELLDSLDSEVKEGVPYPAGLVEIRAKAKAEGLWNLFLPDEEYGPGLSNLDYAILCEEMGRSPAIAPMAFNCSAPDTGNMEIVLEHGTDAQKDQWGFPLLEGKIRSCFSMTEPATSGSDPTNLAASAVLDGDEWVINGLKWFTSGAVGASLAIAMVITEPEGNPYARASMILVPTDAPGYKMVRALSVMGHSAGPGHCEVSYTDCRVPASNLLGARGAGFLVAQDRLGPGRIHHCMRAIGTAERALEMMCVYAAERQAFGGPLADKQFVQDFIAKSRMEIDQARLLTLHAAWKMDTVGKRAARQEISMIKVVAANMVMDVLDRAIQVHGSLGMTDDTPLAMMWRFSRMLRLADGPDEVHKMVIARREVGRQLKKREAAT